A stretch of DNA from Phycisphaerales bacterium:
TGCCGACATAGGAGACGCCGTAGGGCGGGTCGGTGAGGATGAGATCGGCGCGGGAGCCGGCGAGCACGCGGGCAACGTCGGCCTCCTTCGTGCTGTCGCCGCAGAGAAGGCGGTGCTCGCCCAAGACCCAGAGGTCGCCGGGCTTTGAGATCGCGGTGGTGGGGGGCTCGGGGACCTCGTCCTCCTGCACCTCCGTGGGCCGTAGCTCCTCGATGAGGTCGTCGAGCTCGGCCTGGTTGAAGCCGGTCACCTCCAGCATCTCCAAGGGCAGAGACTCCAGCAGGCGCGTCAGCGTCTCGTCGTCCCATTCAGCCAGCTCGCTGGTGCGGTTGTCGGAGATCGCAAAAGCGGTCGCCTCCACCTCGCTCTCGTCCACGACCACGCAGGCCAGGTGGGACCAGCCGAGCTGCTTCGCGGCCAGGAGTCGGCCGTTGCCGGCGCGGACCACCATGCCCTGGCGCTGCACGACGATGGGGAACCGCTGGCCGAAGCGCTTGAGAGACCCCGCGATCGCGGCGAGGTTGCGCTCGTTGTGCTTGCGGGCGTTGGAGGGGTCGAGGGTGAGCTCGGTAAGAGGTACAGCGAGGTGCCTCAACGGCTCGGCGATGTACGTGAGGTGTGCGCGTGCGTCCTGCACCAATGTTGAGCTCCCATTGCTCCTCCAGATGTGTTTTACGCGCACTCGGCGCTGCCGAGCAAGACCCACGTTGATCAAAGACAACTGCTTGGCGTCAAGAGGCACGACATGGCTTGTCGGGGCCCACCCCGGCAACGAAGAAAAAAACACAAATCCGAGCGTGTCCACCGAGAGTTCGCTCGGTTCTAAGTTGATCTGAGGAGTGTGGCAATGTCGCGTCTGTTCCCGCATTGACCGCACCAACCCCCGCTGGGTAGCTTCAGGTGAGAGCGCTTCTGGTCGGCTCCGCTGGAGGTAAGACCGAAAGCATTGCGCTGGGGGGCCATGCCAAGGCGGTCACAACTGGATCATCGTCGCGGCCTGGGCCGTAGCGCTCCCGTTCACCCTGTACTACTTCTGAAAGGCGAATCCCCATGCTCGCAAGAACCCTGATGCTCGCTGGCGCTGCAACCCTCATTTTCGCTGGGGGCGGGTGCAGCTCCAAGTTCAAAACCGAACTCATTTCTCAGATGCCGTCGGACGTTTCCGGAGGGATCTACTACTACCTGCCAAAGACCGTGGTTCGTCTCCAAGTCGAGTACGAGTTGGCGAAGACGACCGAGTGGTTCGCGGGTAAGGACGGAAAGCCGGACAAGACAAGAGGTGAGGTCAAGACGAAGCACTCGGTCGATGTGAAGAGCGTGGCTGCCACCCCGATCTTGGTCCCTGACACCGCATACTTGTGCCGAGTGGACCTAAGCGAGCTCAACTCGGCCACGGTTGCGATCACCGACGGAATCATAAACCTCACGGACTCCGGCCTGCTCTCGTCCGTGAACGTTCCGTTCGCAGACAAAACCGCGGACATCGCAGTGTCGGTCGTGAAGACCGGGATCAGTATCGCGGCGGCAGTGACCGTCCTGGACGTAGATCCGGAGCCGAAGGTCTCCGAGCGGGAGGTGGTCCGCACCCAGATTGCTACCGTGGTGCTTACGGAGTCGAACTTCAGAGAGGGCGTGTACAGCGACCTCGAGCGCGCCAAGTCGCTGTTCTCTGGGATCACGAACGAGATCAAAGAGGTGAAGGTGGTTCTCAGAGAGGTGTCCAGTCGGCCGCCGGCAAATGCTGGCGCGCTGCAACCCAGCGATCAGACGCCAATCCTTGAGCCCACCAACGCGGAGGAGTTGACGAGTTTCGATGGTGCTGTGGTGCGCATCCCGAAGCCATACATCATGGAGACCTCCATAGGCGGTGCGTTGGTGGACTCGCAGGTGGTGAGTTTGCCCCAACACGGGCCGATCGCTTACGTCCCCATCTCGTCGAAACGATTCACCAACAACTCTGTAATGGTGAAGCTGTCAGCAACGAGCGGTGCAGTCACTGAGGTGAAGCTGACGACCGGAAGTTCTGGGCAAGGTGCCGCGAAGGCCGCCGAAGATGTTGCAGCGCAACTCGCAGGTGCGAAGAACGCTCTTCTCGACGCACAAAAGACGGCGGCAGAGAAGGAGGCCGAGCTGCTCAAGAAAGAGAAGGAGCTGGAGGAAGCGAAGCGCGCGCTTGAGGAAGCGAGGAAGAAGCCCTGAATCCAAGTTGGCTGCGTCATTGCCGCCCGGAAAGCAGATCCCGTAGTTCGTCCACCTTCATTGCGGGCGTCTTCAGGTGAATGATCGCGTGGCAGTTCGGGCACACGGGGCGTAGGTCCTTCACCGGATCCAGTGTGTACTCCCTCCCGATCGACGCCACCGGGTTGAGATGGTGGGCATGGATGAAGCCCTCCGCGATCTCGCCGTACCGGTCCTCCATTTTCAACCCGCAGCAGTAGCAGCCCGTGCCCCAGTGCTTTACGCATGCCGCCTTCGCTTTGCGGCTGCGCTCATAGGCGTTGACGGTTATCTGCCTCACCGCGCCCTCTCTAACGAGGGTTGCAGGGACTTCGTCGGGGCTCGTTAGGTCGTCTGTCACGGCCTGCACTCCCCAGTGCACCTTTACCGGCGTTTCGTCAAACGTCTGAGTTGCCCGCGCGAGCCCGTGATAGGTGAACATGGCCCTGTCGTGCTCGCGGGTGAACAGGTGGACAGGCGTGCGGCCGCTCACCATTGCCTGAATGCGCGGTTGCCACACCGTCGTGCCGTTCTTCCCATACCACGCGAACTCGCTGTCGCTGAGCCAGCGATTCCCGTAGTTGTGACCAGTCCTGGCCTCACCCAGCGTTGAGAAGATGATGAACTCCCCCCCGAGCTCTGTGTAGCCCGTGTCGAAGTCGCCGCCCTTCCCGGGAAGCCCTGCTAGTTCCCGCAACATGGCACGGGAGTACTGCTGACCAACTGCGAGTCGGTTCCCAGGAAGCTTCGGTGCGCGAGGGACGAGGAGCGAACGGACCAGCGCGGCTTCGTCGGGGTGGTCCTCCAAACGTTGCTTCAGGATCTCACGAAGGTGCTTCTGGCCGGGTCGATCTTTCGGATCGGCCGCGATGAGGAAGGGGAAACCCAGATCCCGCAAGGCTGCGCTGACGTTTCGGATCGCGAATGTGCTGGAATTGGTGCGGCCAAGCTCCCGGTCTAGCGCCTCGGCTTCGCTCGAGACTGACGGAGCCTTGCCTGCGATGTGCGCACGCACCATGCCCATGTACACAGTGATCACACGTTGGATCTCATCATCGCTCCATCTCTCCCCCGCTGGACCCAGGCGCTCGATCCGAAAACCGAGGTTTCGGAGATAATGGTTCGCTTGCCCCGGCGCTTCGCCGCCGCTGAAATCAGCGGGCCCGAGTGGCTGTCCAAAGGCGTGCCCGGCAGCAACCCCCACGAGGGCCTTGGGCGCGTACGCCTTGTTGTTCACGATGGCTTCGTATCCGGTATGTGGCCCGAACTCTCGTCCCAAGCCCGCGTCGATGTCCGAAGCGGCGAGCAGGACGTGGTCGCGAGTGATACCTGGCGGGATGGATTTGGGCATACGGGTCACTACCTGCTCGGGTCAGGAGTCGTGGGTGTTATGCTTTCTGGAGCCTAAAGCTGACCTGGTACTTGTAGAACTCGATGGCCGGCGTGACTGAGAGCGCTCGCCGCAGCTTGGGGTCTTCCTCCGATGCGATGATCACGCCTCGCACGTCCTGGCCTTCCTCGGCAAGCTCGTCCTGGACGAAGCCCATGTACCGGAGGATCTGCCCTACGGCCACGTCGCTCGCGCGCCCCCTTTTGAGCTCGACCACCAGGAGCCTCTTCTTGCTCTTGCTGATGGCCAGAATGTCGATCGGGCCGGTGTCGGTGGGGTACTGCTTGCCCACCCGTTCTCCGTCCTCGGAATAGACCTCGTACTCGCGGCCGAGCTCCGTCTGAGCCCAGTTCTCGACGAGGAAGTCCTCTAGGTGCTTCTCCATCACGAACTCGGCTGTGTCCTCTATGCCGGCTTCGCCTGCGCCAGGGATAGGAGGCTGCACCGGCCCCGCGCCCCCTAAGAGGAGTTCGATCTCCGCACGGTGCTTGTTCAGATCGACCACGGTCCCCTGCGTGAAGGTGGAAGCCCGCAGCTCGGCCGACATTTCCGACTTCTGGATGGTGCGGTCCAACCAGCGCACTGGCCGGCGGTGCTGGAGAATCGCACCCCCCCGGTAGAAGTAGTCGCCGGTTACTTCGCACACTCGGCAAGAGCCGCGTCCGTCCGGACAAAGCACGATGTCGCCAACCAGAATCCCCCGCGACACGGTCCACAGCGCTGCCATGGCGAGCCCCGCACCGATCTTGGTCTTCTGCGGGTGGACCTTCTGGAATTTTGGGATGAACTCCCGGTTGAAGTCCTGCCAGCGGTCGTGGAACTGGCCGCTCAGGTCCTCATCGATCTCGTAGTCGGTTCCGATGAAACCCTCACCGAAGCACGCTTCGGCGTGGGCGCTTCCCTTTCCCAACATCACCCGGTAGTAGTTCCTCATCGGGCCTCCACACGGGAGTCTACAAGGCTTTGGGGATGGGTCTAAGTGCCTTTGTTCGAGCGACCTGAGGCACGCAGCGGCACCCTTGGCACGGTGTGTGCCAGAAACTTGGCACGTATATGGCACAGAGGTTTTGCGGAACGCGAGCTGGTGCTGTAAAACAAGGGGTTCCGGATAGGTGCCCCGGTAGGTTCAAATCCTAGTACCCCAGTTTCTTCGAGCCGCCGCTCTGTGGCGGCTCTTTTCTGTTAACCAGATCGCAGGTGGCCCGCCCTCCGCCATCGTGCTTCTCAGCACCCGCCGCCACCCAGCACGCGGAAGAACGCCTCGATGTCCTGATCGGTCCCCGTGTCGCCATCGCCATTGAAGTCCGAGCCCTTGGCCCAGCAGAGCGGGCAGCAGTGGCCCCCCAGGCACGCGAAGAAGGCCTCAATGTCGGCGTCGGTTCCGGATTGACCGTCGTTATCGAAGTCCGCGCTGCCGCAGATGGGGATGGTGGCGACCCACACGCCGGTGTAAGAGAGGGTGTCCGACGCCCGCAGTTCGCCCTGGCCCATCAGCGTGCGACCGTCGGCGCTGATATCGACAGTCCAGCGGAGCTGGCCGACGGCATCGGGGGGCAGCTGAACGCCGTGCCGACGAAGGAAGTTCTCAGTGGTCGATGCGCCGGCCGTGG
This window harbors:
- a CDS encoding ParB N-terminal domain-containing protein — protein: MQDARAHLTYIAEPLRHLAVPLTELTLDPSNARKHNERNLAAIAGSLKRFGQRFPIVVQRQGMVVRAGNGRLLAAKQLGWSHLACVVVDESEVEATAFAISDNRTSELAEWDDETLTRLLESLPLEMLEVTGFNQAELDDLIEELRPTEVQEDEVPEPPTTAISKPGDLWVLGEHRLLCGDSTKEADVARVLAGSRADLILTDPPYGVSYVGKTEQALEIANDGVEGLQGLLRPALGLAAANSRPGAVWYVAAPAGPQFAVFASVLEELKVWRQTLAWVKDSM
- a CDS encoding DUF3427 domain-containing protein codes for the protein MPKSIPPGITRDHVLLAASDIDAGLGREFGPHTGYEAIVNNKAYAPKALVGVAAGHAFGQPLGPADFSGGEAPGQANHYLRNLGFRIERLGPAGERWSDDEIQRVITVYMGMVRAHIAGKAPSVSSEAEALDRELGRTNSSTFAIRNVSAALRDLGFPFLIAADPKDRPGQKHLREILKQRLEDHPDEAALVRSLLVPRAPKLPGNRLAVGQQYSRAMLRELAGLPGKGGDFDTGYTELGGEFIIFSTLGEARTGHNYGNRWLSDSEFAWYGKNGTTVWQPRIQAMVSGRTPVHLFTREHDRAMFTYHGLARATQTFDETPVKVHWGVQAVTDDLTSPDEVPATLVREGAVRQITVNAYERSRKAKAACVKHWGTGCYCCGLKMEDRYGEIAEGFIHAHHLNPVASIGREYTLDPVKDLRPVCPNCHAIIHLKTPAMKVDELRDLLSGRQ
- a CDS encoding endonuclease NucS domain-containing protein, with amino-acid sequence MRNYYRVMLGKGSAHAEACFGEGFIGTDYEIDEDLSGQFHDRWQDFNREFIPKFQKVHPQKTKIGAGLAMAALWTVSRGILVGDIVLCPDGRGSCRVCEVTGDYFYRGGAILQHRRPVRWLDRTIQKSEMSAELRASTFTQGTVVDLNKHRAEIELLLGGAGPVQPPIPGAGEAGIEDTAEFVMEKHLEDFLVENWAQTELGREYEVYSEDGERVGKQYPTDTGPIDILAISKSKKRLLVVELKRGRASDVAVGQILRYMGFVQDELAEEGQDVRGVIIASEEDPKLRRALSVTPAIEFYKYQVSFRLQKA